Proteins found in one Xenopus laevis strain J_2021 chromosome 1L, Xenopus_laevis_v10.1, whole genome shotgun sequence genomic segment:
- the LOC108695441 gene encoding gamma-crystallin-2, with the protein MGKIVFYEERNFQGRCYECSSECPDLSSYFNRCNSIRVENGNWILYEQPSYRGHQYYLWKGEYPDFQRWMGINDYIKSCRFIPQHHGQYKMRIYEKGDFQGQMMEFSDDCPNTYDRFRFRDIHSCNVSDGHWMFYEEPNYRGRQYYLRPGEYRRFSDWGASTARIGSFRRVHHMF; encoded by the exons ATGGGAAAG ATTGTCTTCTACGAAGAGAGAAACTTCCAAGGCCGCTGCTATGAGTGCAGCTCAGAATGTCCTGACCTGTCCTCTTACTTCAATCGCTGCAACTCTATCAGGGTGGAGAATGGAAACTGGATCCTGTATGAGCAGCCCAGTTACAGAGGACACCAGTATTATCTCTGGAAAGGAGAATATCCAGACTTTCAGAGATGGATGGGCATCAATGACTACATCAAGTCCTGTCGCTTTATTCCCCAA cacCATGGTCAATACAAAATGAGAATCTATGAAAAAGGAGACTTCCAAGGGCAGATGATGGAGTTCTCTGATGACTGCCCCAATACTTATGATCGATTCCGTTTCCGTGAcattcactcctgcaatgtgtCTGATGGCCACTGGATGTTCTACGAGGAACCCAACTACAGGGGGCGTCAGTACTACCTGAGACCTGGAGAATACAGGAGATTCAGTGACTGGGGAGCCTCAACTGCCAGAATTGGATCTTTCAGAAGAGTTCATCAcatgttttaa